The Streptomyces sp. NBC_01463 DNA window CCGGACCACCTTCACCAGGCCGGCCCGCTCCAGCAGCCGTACGTGATAGCTGGAACTCCCCTTCGCGAGGCCCACTCGCTCGGCGATCTGCGTGATCGTCGCGGGCTCGAAGCGGAGCACGGCCATGATCCGGTGACGCGTGAGATTGGAGACGGCGCGAAGCTGCGCGTCAGTGGTGACGTGGAACGTCTCGGGGAGATCGTCGGTTGGCATGTCCCCAATGGTCAACACTTCTTGACCATTAGGCAAGGGGTTTGCTCAGACTTCTCGTTCGGGATGCAGGGGATGGTCGACCTGACCGCCCAGCGTCGATCGCGGTCAGTCGATGCCCGCAGGAATGAATGGGGGCTGACAGACTGGCAGGCTCAACTCGCCTACGTTGCTGCGGAGATCAACTGATGAACGTTCCCCCCGCTGAAGGAGTGGTGGAGCGCACGGGTGGATGCCTGTGCGGCCGGATCCGCTTCACCGCCACGGGCTCGGCGGTCTACCCGCACACATGTCACTGCGAGCACTGCGTGACGCTCGGTGGAGCCCCGTTGATGTGGTGGGTCGGCTTCGAGCGGGTCATGTGGACTGGAGAGGGTGGTGAGCCGACCTGGTTCGAGACTTTCCCGGGCAAGGCGAAGCGCGGCTTCTGTCCCGTCTGCGGCACCAGGGTTGCGGCGGTCGACTGCGATGTCCCGGAGATCGGCATCAACGTCCCGGCCCTCGACGACACCAGTGGTGCGGACCTTGTGCCGGTCAATGCGTCCTTCCTTGAGAACGCGGTGGGTTGGATGCCTCCGGTGGCCGATACCCGGCGCAGCCCACGCGGCTGACACTCGGTCCGCCACGCGGTCCGCTCGGAGGACGGACGCGACCCCACCCCTGGGGCCGGTTTGGCGGCCTACGAGGTCGCTTCGCCCTCGATCCTGCGGTGGACCGGACGGTCTTCGGCCCGTTTCAGGCGCTCGGCCCGCGTCGTCGGTTCGGCCGTGACCTGACGCTGCAGCGTTGTTGGCGATGGCATGACGGCGTACCAGGTGTTCGCACTGTCGTCCGCCACTGTGGTGCGGGCCCAGGCCGCGACGACTGGCAGTTCACAGTGTTCGCCGGCCTTCAGCGAAGGCAGAGTCCAGGACATGCCGTGGAGATCTCCGTAGTCCACGCCCCACGCAGTGGCCGACTGGTCGTGAACCTCGTCGATCAGTGCTGCCCACCGCCGGGGTACCTCGCCCTTGTCTGCAGCCGAGCAGATCGCCTCCTCGTCGCTGCCGCCTACGGTGAGCCGGAACGCCTCGTCCTCCACCGTGATCGCGGCCAGCGCCTGCCAAGTTCTCGGGGTCGAGCTCGGGGTCGTACGAGGTCAGCAGCAGCTCGACACGGGCAGCGGGTGGCTCCAACGAGCGACCGTGCGGCCACCCGGCAGCTCGAACTGCTCTTCGTGGAACGTTCCGTCGCGAAGACGCGAGCCGAGAGTCACTCAGTGCCCCGGCCGGGAGTGGACGCTTCAGTGGCTGGAGTGTTCGGGGTGACGAGCCACCGCCAGCGCCGTCGTTCCGTGACGAGTGTGGTGGCGGCCAGCACGGTTACGGAGATCGCTGCCCAGACCGGCCACGCCAGCCATGAGGAGATCACTGCTGCCGTGAGCTGGAGCAGCACCAGCAGGACCGTGGCCCACCCCGGCACCGCGATGATCACGTGGGCCTTGTCTCCCGGCGTGGAGAGGAGGGTCGGCAGGCCTATCAGGGTCACCACGGACAGAACGGCCAGCAGCCAAGAGTGGTCGGTCAGAGCCCAAGGGGTCGCCACCCACGCGATGAGTTCCGTGGCGAAACGCAGGGCGGATGCGGTGCGGTCGTCCGGTCGTGCCGAGCCCGTCGGCCCGCCGGCGGCGTCAGTCATTTGCGAACGATCGCACGCCGTGCGGCAGGTTGTCAGGGGTTCCGGGCGTCGTTGTCGCACCGTTCCTTCCACGCTCCCTGAACCATCCGGTGCTGAGTCACTCGGGTTCCCGCCCCTGCACGCCCACCACATCGAAACCGGCAAGTCGCGGGAGCGTCCGTCCTACGCTGTCGGGCATGCCTACTGACAACGCGTCGTTCACCGTCAACGACGACGTCGAGGTGCCCGATCCCGCCTCGGGCGAGCTCTGGACCGTCGGCGCCGTCATCCTCGACCAGGACGGGCGGGCCTTCGCTCAGAAGCGCGGCCCGGACCGTCGGCTGTTTCCCGATTGCTGGGACATCGTGGGTGGCCATGTCGAGGCCGGGGAAACGGTTCTGGAGGCTCTCGCGCGTGAGGTCGAGGAGGAGACCGGCTGGCGCCTGAGCCACGTGCGGCGGTTCCTTGGTGCCACCACCTGGACCGGCGACGACGGCGGTGGACTCCGGCACGAGGCCGACTATCTCGTCGAGGTCGACGGCGATTTGGGCCGTCCGGCATTGGAATGGTCCAAGCACTCTGCCTACGACTGGTTCAATCACGACAATCTCGCCCGTCTCAAAGAGAACCGAAAACCCGGCGAGTTCTTGATCCACGACCTCATCGCCAGGGCCATCGCCATCGCGGATCGTCCGGACGAGTTGTAGTCCTGGGTACGTCCTCCGAGCCCCGGACCCAGCGCGTGCCCGCCCCGGCGGCCCGAGCGACGGCCCCTTCCCGGGGCTGGTGGTCGTGGCGGCGTAGGGTCTTGGTATGGCGGAGCACCAGGTGAAGCAGTCGCGCAGAGGGCCGGGTCGGCCCCGGGAGGAACGTGTCACGGGCGCGGTCCTGGATGCCGTCGTCGATCTGGTGGCGGAGCGCGGCATGGGTGCCCTGACCATGGATGCTGTGGCGGCGCGCGCCGGTGTGAGCAAGCCCGCCATGTACCGTCGCTGGGCCACCAAACAGGATCTGGTCATCGCCGCGGCCGAGTCGCGCATCGGGTCGTTGTCCGTGCCCGACATGGGGGACTTCCGTGCTGAGTTGCGCGCCGTGCTGACGGCGCGCGCGCAGGCGTACGGGCAGCCGGGTGTCGGTCGCCTGCTGGCCGGGGTGATCGGCTCGGCGGCGGAGGCCGAGGCGGAGCCCGGTGCCTACCGTGACTACACGGCACGGGTGATGAGCGAGACCCGCCACCTGCTGGAGCGTGGTGTCGCCCGGGGGGACGTGCGGCCGGACGCCGACCTCGCCGCCGCTGCGACGCTGGTGGCCTCATCGCTCCTGTTCCGGCTGGTCGGCGAACAGCAGATCCCGGACGAGGCGCTCGTCGAGTCGGTGGTGGACCTGATCGGCCGCGCCGTCGGGGTCCCGTCCTGACCCTGAGGGAAACCGTGCCCGCGCCCGTCTGAACGCTGCGCGGGTGGACGGGCCGGGTGGTGGCCGGCGTGTCTGTGTTGCAGGCCGGACCCTCGCGCCGCCCTGCCGTCCGCGCTGCTTCATTTGCCCTGCCCGGTGCCCGGCGGGAGTGTGCCTGATCGTGGGCGCGCAGATCGGAGCCGCATTCGCGGGCGCGCGGATCGGAGTCCGTAGCCGCGGGATGCCGCATCAGCCCGCTCGGCACACGTATGACCACCCGGCGGGCGCCACTTGCTCCGTGCGGTGACTCCCTGCCGTAGGTGTGCGCCGGTCCGAAGGCGCTCCGGAATCTTTTCTCCCCACCCCCTTGCTCTGCGGCTTTCCAATATCGATACTGCCGGTTACGTAATCAAGTCGATTGTGGGAGGAACCCATGGCCGCCAGCGCCACCACCGATGGTCCGAAGCCCGTACTCGACAAGCCGCTGATGCGCTACGGCCGCCGGACACTGGACCGGCTCGCACCGGGTGCCGAGACGCCGCAGTACCGCGTCCTCGGCATCAGCCCGCTCACCCCGCACATCGGAGCGGAGGTCAGCGGTGTCGATCTGTCCCGGCCGATCGACGAGGCGCTCGCCGAGGAACTGCGCCAGGCTTTGCTCGAATGGAAGGTGATCTTCTTCCGGGGGCAGACGGGGCTGGAGCCGCAGCACCACCTGGACCTGGCCGCGGTCTGGGGGCCGCCGGAGGCCAACCCGTTCTTCCCGAAGGCCGAGACGGCCGGGGTGTCACGGCTCGCGAAGGACGCCATGGCCGTGGGCAACGAGAACATCTGGCACAGCGACCATTCCTTCATGGCCGCGCCCGCCCTCGGCTCGGTCCTGCGCTCCGTCGAGGTGCCCGCCGCCGGGGGCGACACGATGTGGGCCGACATGGGTGCCGCGTACGACAACCTCTCCGACGGGATGAAGGCACGGATCGACAGCCTCACCGCCGTGCACGACTGGGTGCCCAGTTGGGGTTCGACCATGACCGAGGAGCAGATCGCGCACTTCCGCGAGAGCCTCCCGCCGGTCGAGCACCCGATCGTGGTGCGCCACCCGCGCAGTGGTCGCAAGCTCCTCTACGTCAACGAGCCCTTCACCACGCGCATCGTGGGCCTGTCCGACGCCGAGAGCCGGGAGCTTCTCGATGAGCTGGTCCTCCAGGCACGCGTCCCGGAGTTCCAGGTCCGCTTCCACTGGGAGCAGGACTCCGTGGCGATCTGGGACAACATCGCCACCCAGCACTACGCGATCAGCGACTACTACCCGCAGCGCCGGGTGATGGAGCGCATCGCCGTCGCCGGAGTACCGCTGTCCTGAAGCGTTGAAGCGCCGCAGCCCTGAGCCGAGGTCCGCGCGCCCGGGCCCTCTTCGCGCGGACCGCCGGCCGGGCTGCCGTTCCCCGCGGCACAGCCGCATTTGGTCCCCACCACTCGTCCATACCCCGCCCGCCCCCGCACGGAGGACCCATGAGCACGGCACCGACTATGTCCCAGAAGTCCTCCTCCGGGGCCCCGGACCGCCCCCACGGCGGGGGCGGCAGAGCGTGGACCGTGACCGCGCTGCTGGTGGTCTTCATGATGGTCAACTTCGCCGACAAGTCCGTACTCGGTCTCGCGGCGGACGAGATCCGGGCTGACCTCCATCTGAGCGCCACTCAGTTCGGCCTCGCCAACAGTGCGTTCTTCCTGCTCTTCTCGCTCTCGGCCGTCGTCGTCGGCCTCGTCGCCGACCGGGTGTCGCCCAGACTGCTGCTCCTGGTGATGGCCGTTCTGTGGTCGGTGGCCCAGGCGCCCGCGGCGTTCGGCGGCGGCCTCGCCGTACTGATCACCTCACGGGTGGTCCTCGGGGCCGCGGAGGGGCCGGCCTTTCCCGTGGCCCAGCAGGCGACGCTGGCCTGGTTTCCCAACCACCGGCGCAATCTGCCCGGCGCCCTGATCACCCTCGGTGTGACGCTCGGCGTCATCGTCTCCGCCCCCGGCCTGTCCTGGGTCATCCAGCACCACGGCTGGCGAGCGGCCTTGTGGGTTCTCGCGGGGGCCGGTCTCGTATGGGCCCTGGCCTGGAAGGCCTTCGGAGCGGACGGCCGTCATGGAGCGGGCGCCGGGCAGACGCGGGCGATTCCGGGGGACGGGGCTCCGACCGCCGTTCCGTCGGCTGTTCCGTACAGGCGGATCTTTGCCACACGTACCTGGATCGGAGCCACGCTCGCCTACTTCACCAGCTACTGGTCGGTGGCGCTGATGCTGGTCTGGCTGCCGTCCTACCTGCGCAACGCTCTCGGGCACCCGGCACACACGGCGGCCCTCCTCGTCGTCGCCCCCTGGGCGATCGGTGCCGTGGCCCTGCTCGCGCAGGCCGGCATCACCGGTCGGCTCATGCGACGTGGTGTCAGCAGCCGCCGGGCGCGCGGCTGGGTCGGCGGTTGGCTCCTCGCTGTGGGCGCCGCCTGCCTGCTGGCCCAGACGCTGGTGGACGGCTCCGACGGGAAGACCGTGCTCGTGGCCCTGGGCTTCGGCCTCGGAGGGTCCTACGCGACGGTCGCCGCGACCACGGTGGCCGAGATCGCCCCCGCCGGCCGGAGCGGCGGGTCGCTCGGTGCCATGAACGCGGTCGTCACGGCCGCCGGTCTCGCCGCACCCGCCGTCGTCGGTGCGCTGGTCGACGCCCAGGGCAACAACGGCTACCACCTCGCCGTCACGTTCTCGGGAGTGCTGCTCGTGATCGGTGCCGCGGCCTCCTTCCTCCTGATCGACCCGGCCCGCGACATCGTCCGGCTGAGCCGTTGACCCGCCTCTGCCGCACCCGGGCCGGCGACGTGCCGGCCCGGCCAACCACCCCCCGTCGAGGAGTAGTTCTGTGAGCGTCATACCGGTACCCGACACCGCACCGCTGGACCTGGCCGTGACCTCGCTGCGCGACGGCATGGACGCCTGGGCCGGAACCGGGACCGCCGAGCGCATCGCTCTGCTGGAACGGCTGCTGCCCCGCATCGCCGACGGTGCCCCGGCCATGGTCGCCGACGCGGCACGGGCCAAGGGATACGAAGCGACCTCGGCCTCGGCCGCCGAGGACTGGGTGGCCGCGCCCTGGGCCCTGGCCCAGACGGTGAGCGCCTACCTCCACGTGCTGCGCAGGCTGTCCGACGGGCTGGACCCCGTACCCGCCCGGGCCGTCCGGGAGCGGGACGGCCGTACCGTGGTCGACGTCTTCCCCGCCACCGGGGCGGACCGACTGCTGCTCAGCGGCTTCACCGCACAGGTGTGGACACTGCCGGGCACCACCCGCGAGGAGGTGCTCGCCAAGGCGGCGGGCGCGTACCGGGGCCGCCCCGGAACTCCCGGCGTCGCCCTGGTGCTGGGGGCCGGGAACGTAGCGGCCATCACCCCGCTCGACATCCTGCACAAGCTCTACCTGGACAACCAGGTCGTCATCGCGAAGATGAACCCGGTCAACTCCTACCTCCGGCCGCACTTCGAGGCGGTGTTCGCGGAGTTCGTGGACCGTGGCTGGGTCCGGTTCGTGGACGGTGGGGCCGCCGAGGGTGCGTACCTGACCTCGCACGACGGTGTCGACACCATCCACGTCACGGGGAGCGAGCGCACGCACGACGCCATCGTCTGGGGCACGGACGAGCAGGCCGCGCGGCGCCGGCGCGACGACACACCCCTGAACGGCAAGCCGTTCACCAGCGAACTCGGGGGAGTCAGCCCGTGCATCGTCACCCCTGGGCCGTGGAGCGACGCGGACCTGCGCTTCCAGGCGGAGCACATCGTCACCAGCAAGATGAACAACTCCGGTCACAACTGCGTCGCCAGTCAGATCCTCGTCGTGCCCAGGGACTGGGACGGCACCGAGCGACTCCTCGACGAGATCCGCGGTGTACTGCGCCGGCTCCCGTCCCGCCCCGACTACTACCCGGGAGCGGCCGGCCGACTGAGGGCGGTCGTCGACGCCCAC harbors:
- a CDS encoding GFA family protein; protein product: MNVPPAEGVVERTGGCLCGRIRFTATGSAVYPHTCHCEHCVTLGGAPLMWWVGFERVMWTGEGGEPTWFETFPGKAKRGFCPVCGTRVAAVDCDVPEIGINVPALDDTSGADLVPVNASFLENAVGWMPPVADTRRSPRG
- a CDS encoding NUDIX domain-containing protein, yielding MPTDNASFTVNDDVEVPDPASGELWTVGAVILDQDGRAFAQKRGPDRRLFPDCWDIVGGHVEAGETVLEALAREVEEETGWRLSHVRRFLGATTWTGDDGGGLRHEADYLVEVDGDLGRPALEWSKHSAYDWFNHDNLARLKENRKPGEFLIHDLIARAIAIADRPDEL
- a CDS encoding TetR/AcrR family transcriptional regulator, with amino-acid sequence MAEHQVKQSRRGPGRPREERVTGAVLDAVVDLVAERGMGALTMDAVAARAGVSKPAMYRRWATKQDLVIAAAESRIGSLSVPDMGDFRAELRAVLTARAQAYGQPGVGRLLAGVIGSAAEAEAEPGAYRDYTARVMSETRHLLERGVARGDVRPDADLAAAATLVASSLLFRLVGEQQIPDEALVESVVDLIGRAVGVPS
- a CDS encoding TauD/TfdA family dioxygenase, whose protein sequence is MAASATTDGPKPVLDKPLMRYGRRTLDRLAPGAETPQYRVLGISPLTPHIGAEVSGVDLSRPIDEALAEELRQALLEWKVIFFRGQTGLEPQHHLDLAAVWGPPEANPFFPKAETAGVSRLAKDAMAVGNENIWHSDHSFMAAPALGSVLRSVEVPAAGGDTMWADMGAAYDNLSDGMKARIDSLTAVHDWVPSWGSTMTEEQIAHFRESLPPVEHPIVVRHPRSGRKLLYVNEPFTTRIVGLSDAESRELLDELVLQARVPEFQVRFHWEQDSVAIWDNIATQHYAISDYYPQRRVMERIAVAGVPLS
- a CDS encoding MFS transporter, whose product is MSQKSSSGAPDRPHGGGGRAWTVTALLVVFMMVNFADKSVLGLAADEIRADLHLSATQFGLANSAFFLLFSLSAVVVGLVADRVSPRLLLLVMAVLWSVAQAPAAFGGGLAVLITSRVVLGAAEGPAFPVAQQATLAWFPNHRRNLPGALITLGVTLGVIVSAPGLSWVIQHHGWRAALWVLAGAGLVWALAWKAFGADGRHGAGAGQTRAIPGDGAPTAVPSAVPYRRIFATRTWIGATLAYFTSYWSVALMLVWLPSYLRNALGHPAHTAALLVVAPWAIGAVALLAQAGITGRLMRRGVSSRRARGWVGGWLLAVGAACLLAQTLVDGSDGKTVLVALGFGLGGSYATVAATTVAEIAPAGRSGGSLGAMNAVVTAAGLAAPAVVGALVDAQGNNGYHLAVTFSGVLLVIGAAASFLLIDPARDIVRLSR
- a CDS encoding aldehyde dehydrogenase family protein, which encodes MSVIPVPDTAPLDLAVTSLRDGMDAWAGTGTAERIALLERLLPRIADGAPAMVADAARAKGYEATSASAAEDWVAAPWALAQTVSAYLHVLRRLSDGLDPVPARAVRERDGRTVVDVFPATGADRLLLSGFTAQVWTLPGTTREEVLAKAAGAYRGRPGTPGVALVLGAGNVAAITPLDILHKLYLDNQVVIAKMNPVNSYLRPHFEAVFAEFVDRGWVRFVDGGAAEGAYLTSHDGVDTIHVTGSERTHDAIVWGTDEQAARRRRDDTPLNGKPFTSELGGVSPCIVTPGPWSDADLRFQAEHIVTSKMNNSGHNCVASQILVVPRDWDGTERLLDEIRGVLRRLPSRPDYYPGAAGRLRAVVDAHPGAEVLAGKANGVLVADITGADDPMLTDEVFASALGVVRMEGKDPAEFLRRATDFANETLPGTLGATLLVHPRTERAHRGAVNAAIAELRYGTLGVNCWSAFGFLLGYTPWGAFPGHTRRDIGSGIGFVHNAFMLEDVEKTVLRAPFAPSPRGLFAGSPSLSPRPPYFVTNRTGRTTMRRLTGFTAEPKLSKLPGILLSALRG